The Paramisgurnus dabryanus chromosome 1, PD_genome_1.1, whole genome shotgun sequence genome includes a window with the following:
- the tekt3 gene encoding tektin-3, which yields MELIGSTQTATYARPKTSHFLPAISTTASSYRSHQPALTFNQNSNMPWKTNSYFRTGSAIPTVSALQRENLDLVRAKTMFYPSNRTALSARYMPDDWYKSNQSNYRESESSRNSAERLRRDTVRLIQDKDQQTRRSQETTSKNIGERLNDISFWRSELNHEIDNMVTEITALTDVKRRLERALAETESPLQVAQECLFHREKRMSIDLVHDGVEIDLIKEVEVIKSCQERMRRHLERAIAQLASNRAAQHELERDLSDKVTAQRIDDRCHYLRNTSDGISYYRGIDRLDPSVSLPDTWSKFTDDNVLHSQSERAASHKLRDEIEILLNTTSNEMWNQFNTVNVSFTNRISETADAKNNLQTHLARTLQEIFQTEMLIEALKKAMRDKENPLKVAQTRLEERSRRPNVELCRDNPHHRLISEVREIEDTIQKLRERLMEAENTLQNLVKTKVNLEHDLSVKANSLFLDQEKCMSMRKCFPSTPRLVGYT from the exons ATGGAGCTAATTGGATCCACCCAGACGGCCACTTACGCTCGGCCCAAAACCAGCCACTTCCTGCCCGCCATTTCCACTACAGCATCCAGTTATAGAAGCCACCAACCAGCCCTGACCTTCAACCAGAACTCAAACATGCCCTGGAAGACTAATTCATACTTTAGGACCGGCAGTGCCATTCCCACTGTATCAGCCCTCCAAAGAGAAAACCTAGACCTGGTGCGGGCCAAAACCATGTTTTACCCGTCCAACAGGACGGCTCTCAGCGCACGGTACATGCCTGATGATTGGTACAAATCCAACCAGAGTAACTACAGGGAGTCAGAATCATCCCGGAACAGCGCGGAAAGGCTGCGGAGGGACACTGTACGCTTGATCCAGGATAAAGACCAGCAGACCCGCAGAAGTCAGGAGACCACCAGCAAAAATATTGGAGAAAGACTTAATGACATCAGCTTCTGGAGGTCCGAGCTCAACCATGAGATCGACAATATGGTGACAGAGATAACAGCGCTGACCGATGTTAAAAGGAGATTGGAACGAGCTCTCGCCGAGACAGAGAGCCCCCTGCAG GTGGCTCAGGAATGTTTGTTTCACAGGGAGAAACGGATGTCCATTGACCTGGTTCATGATGGTGTGGAAATAGATTTAATTAAA GAGGTGGAGGTTATTAAGTCATGTCAGGAGAGAATGAGACGACATTTAGAGAGAGCCATTGCACAGTTAGC ATCAAACCGTGCAGCCCAACATGAGCTGGAGAGAGATTTGAGTGATAAAGTCACGGCACAGAGAATTGATGACAGGTGTCATTATCTCAGAAACACTTCTGATGGAATCAGTTACTACAGAGGAATCGATCGCCTGGACCCATC TGTAAGTCTTCCAGACACCTGGTCAAAGTTCACTGATGACAACGTCCTTCATTCTCAGAGTGAACGAGCAGCATCGCACAAACTTCGTGATGAGATTGAGATTCTGCTTAACACCACATCAAACGAAATGTGGAACCAGTTTAACACAGTAAATGTGTCCTTTACCAACCGCATCTCTGAGACAGCAGACGCCAAGAACAATTTGCAGACACACCTGGCCAGG ACTCTTCAGGAAATCTTCCAGACTGAAATGCTAATCGAAGCTCTGAAAAAGGCGATGAGAGACAAAGAGAACCCGCTTAAAGTGGCCCAGACACGTCTGGAAGAAAGATCTCGCAGACCCAACGTCGAACTGTGCAGGGACAACCCTCATCACAG GTTGATATCTGAAGTGAGGGAAATTGAAGACACCATTCAGAAGTTAAGAGAAAGATTGATGGAGGCGGAAAACACTCTTCAGAACCTGGTGAAGACAAAGGTCAACCTGGAGCATGACCTGTCGGTGAAGGCCAATTCTCTATTCCTGGATCAAGAGAAGTGCATGAGTATGCGGAAGTGCTTTCCAAGCACCCCTCGCTTGGTCGGATATACCTAG